The Paenibacillus macerans genome includes a window with the following:
- the nfsA gene encoding oxygen-insensitive NADPH nitroreductase codes for MNKSNETISLLMAHRSIRKFSGQPVSREQVETIVAAAQMASSSSNVQAYSVIAVNDPERKKTLAALCGNQAYVEQCPVFLVWCGDLSRLKNAADRHLPSQETYEGSVENFIVATVDAALAAQNAAVAAESLGLGIVYIGGIRNRSAEVAELLGLPDLVSPLFGMCLGVPDQEPGRRPRLPQEAVLHWNGYDAAREEELVAAYDETMSKYLRERTGGAKDTPWSVLIAEKLAQPSRLHMREFLQERGFELK; via the coding sequence ATGAATAAGTCGAACGAGACGATATCGCTGCTTATGGCCCACCGTTCGATCCGGAAGTTCAGCGGGCAGCCGGTGAGCCGGGAGCAGGTCGAAACGATCGTCGCCGCGGCGCAAATGGCCTCCAGTTCGAGCAACGTGCAAGCATACAGCGTCATCGCGGTGAACGACCCGGAGCGAAAAAAAACGCTTGCCGCATTGTGCGGCAACCAGGCTTACGTGGAGCAGTGTCCCGTATTTTTGGTCTGGTGCGGGGATTTGTCGCGATTGAAAAACGCGGCGGACCGCCATCTTCCCTCACAGGAAACGTATGAAGGTTCGGTGGAAAACTTCATCGTCGCCACGGTAGACGCCGCGCTGGCGGCGCAAAATGCCGCCGTAGCCGCGGAATCGCTCGGTCTGGGCATCGTGTATATCGGCGGAATCCGCAACCGGAGCGCCGAAGTGGCCGAGTTGCTCGGATTGCCGGATTTGGTTTCCCCCTTATTCGGGATGTGCCTTGGGGTTCCGGACCAGGAGCCGGGAAGGCGCCCGCGGCTTCCTCAGGAAGCCGTATTGCATTGGAACGGGTATGACGCCGCCCGGGAAGAAGAGCTCGTTGCCGCCTATGACGAAACCATGTCCAAGTATTTGCGCGAGCGGACAGGCGGGGCCAAAGATACGCCTTGGTCCGTGCTGATAGCGGAAAAACTCGCGCAACCGTCACGTCTCCACATGCGTGAGTTTTTACAGGAGCGGGGATTTGAATTAAAATAG
- a CDS encoding LysE/ArgO family amino acid transporter has translation MVGAALHGLVLALGLILPLGAQNVFVFNQGASGRKLVRAFPAVLTAALCDTALILLAVLGVSVIVLSAVWLKTALFAAGACFMVYMGWSIWRTAPRQTDDKGSGLPARKQAMFAMSVSLLNPHAILDTVGVIGTSSLGYAGSAKWSFTLATILVSWIWFFGLAMAGRMLGGLDRGGRIQAVINRISALIVWGMAVYLLYSTVSMFL, from the coding sequence ATGGTGGGAGCTGCTTTGCACGGCCTGGTGCTGGCGTTGGGACTGATTTTGCCGCTGGGCGCCCAAAATGTGTTCGTGTTTAACCAAGGAGCTTCGGGGCGCAAGCTGGTCCGGGCTTTTCCGGCTGTTTTGACGGCGGCCTTATGCGATACGGCGCTGATTCTGCTGGCAGTGCTGGGCGTGTCGGTGATCGTTCTGTCGGCCGTTTGGCTGAAAACGGCGCTGTTTGCGGCAGGCGCCTGTTTTATGGTCTACATGGGCTGGTCGATCTGGCGGACCGCGCCGCGTCAGACTGATGACAAAGGTTCCGGCTTGCCTGCCCGAAAGCAGGCGATGTTCGCCATGTCGGTATCGCTGCTGAATCCGCATGCGATCCTCGATACGGTCGGTGTGATCGGAACGAGTTCGCTCGGATACGCAGGAAGCGCCAAATGGTCGTTTACGCTGGCGACGATTCTGGTGTCCTGGATCTGGTTTTTCGGCCTGGCTATGGCGGGGAGGATGCTCGGGGGCCTCGATCGCGGCGGGCGGATTCAAGCGGTCATTAACCGGATCTCCGCGCTGATTGTGTGGGGAATGGCGGTGTATTTGCTGTATAGCACGGTCTCGATGTTTCTGTAA
- a CDS encoding PLP-dependent aminotransferase family protein — translation MEQPLWQPDRHSPVPLHRQIMEHFRDKIAGGEWPVGTRIPSQRELAKSLGVNRSTVVAALDELAAAGMIQGGKGGGTRVINQTWGVLAAAPPPDWNSYVSAGTQRPNLPAVQEINRAEFQPGIIRLGTGELSPELLPQAEMSELLRRMADRMPGLGYGEPAGDLRLREVIAARLKKLGIAASPSSLLIVSGALQALQLISVGLLPRGATVLLERPSYLYSVPVFQSAGMKLRGIPMDAEGLRTDLVAAYAKQYNGALLYTIPTFHNPTGTVMSEKRRRLLLESCEAARLPIVEDDVYRDLWLDAPPPLPLKARDQSGGVLYVGSLSKTLSPGLRIGWVAGPPPVVERLADIKMQSDYGSSALSQQAAAEWLQSGMYDARLERLRSALRTRRDQALSALEKHFGGLATWEAPRGGFYIWLKLNASLAPRRLFDAALQAGLLINPGHLYDREANDRLRFSYAYAAPGQLEEGISRLARIVRSLLR, via the coding sequence ATGGAGCAACCTTTATGGCAGCCGGACCGCCATTCGCCCGTTCCGCTGCACCGGCAGATCATGGAGCATTTCCGCGATAAAATCGCCGGCGGGGAATGGCCGGTAGGCACCCGCATCCCTTCCCAGCGCGAGCTCGCCAAAAGCCTCGGCGTCAACCGCAGCACCGTGGTCGCCGCATTGGACGAACTGGCGGCCGCGGGGATGATTCAGGGCGGCAAAGGCGGCGGAACCCGCGTCATCAACCAAACCTGGGGCGTGCTGGCCGCGGCCCCTCCCCCGGATTGGAACAGCTACGTAAGCGCCGGGACGCAGCGCCCGAATCTTCCCGCCGTGCAGGAGATCAACCGGGCCGAGTTCCAGCCCGGCATCATCCGGCTCGGGACGGGGGAGCTGTCGCCCGAACTGCTGCCGCAAGCGGAGATGAGCGAGCTGCTGCGGCGCATGGCGGACCGTATGCCCGGCCTGGGCTACGGGGAGCCCGCCGGGGATCTGCGGCTGCGCGAAGTCATCGCCGCCAGGCTGAAAAAGCTCGGAATCGCCGCCTCCCCCTCATCGCTGCTCATCGTATCCGGCGCGCTGCAGGCGCTCCAGCTCATTTCGGTAGGGCTGCTGCCGCGGGGGGCCACCGTTTTGCTGGAGCGGCCGTCCTACCTGTATTCGGTTCCCGTTTTCCAATCGGCCGGCATGAAGCTCCGGGGCATCCCGATGGACGCGGAGGGGCTGCGGACCGATCTGGTCGCCGCCTATGCCAAACAGTATAATGGAGCCCTGCTGTACACAATCCCGACGTTCCACAACCCGACCGGCACGGTCATGAGCGAAAAACGGCGCCGGCTGCTGCTGGAAAGCTGCGAGGCCGCCCGGCTGCCGATCGTCGAGGACGACGTGTACCGGGACCTGTGGCTGGATGCGCCGCCCCCGCTTCCGCTCAAGGCGCGGGACCAAAGCGGCGGCGTATTGTACGTCGGCAGCCTGTCCAAAACGCTGAGCCCCGGGCTGCGCATCGGCTGGGTCGCCGGCCCCCCGCCCGTCGTCGAGCGGCTCGCCGACATCAAGATGCAGAGCGATTACGGCTCCAGCGCCCTGTCGCAGCAGGCCGCCGCGGAATGGCTGCAAAGCGGGATGTACGACGCCAGGCTGGAGCGGCTCCGCTCCGCGCTGCGGACCAGAAGGGATCAAGCCTTGTCCGCGCTGGAGAAACACTTCGGCGGCCTGGCCACCTGGGAAGCACCGCGCGGCGGCTTCTACATTTGGCTGAAGCTGAATGCTTCCCTGGCGCCGCGTAGGCTGTTCGACGCCGCGCTGCAAGCGGGCCTCCTGATCAACCCCGGGCATCTTTACGACCGGGAAGCCAACGACCGGCTGCGCTTTTCTTACGCCTACGCTGCGCCGGGCCAGCTTGAGGAGGGCATCTCACGTTTAGCGAGGATCGTCAGATCGCTGTTGCGCTGA
- a CDS encoding DUF5605 domain-containing protein produces MKIMEQTSMGRIWSDKPAKSVLFKYFPFLAEEEHIAFTYKMMTLGQFLERRMELGFSAGERDALLRELAGVPSGDAAAPSRESGSGKDRLADVRVEGGGVVSSPERAAKWDVFELELKGPSQGNPYTDVELAAVFSYDGGSRFVRVPGFYNGDGSYKIRLMPDREGVWTYRTESTVKALDGLEGTFVCDPPAAGNHGPVRVQDTFHFAYEDGTAYLPFGTTCYAWTHQGEELEQETLKSLAGSPFNKMRMCVFPKSYLYNRNEPQLYAYEGSLEKGWNFSVFNPAFFEHLEQRIADLGRLGIEADLILFHPYDRWGFSEMDREADDLYLRYIVARLAAYRNVWWSLANEYDLMWAKSAEDWERYAQIIQENDPYGHLLSNHNCLTFYDHSKPWVTHSSLQRIDVYKTSEATLEWRERWGKAVVIDECAYEGDIDQGWGNITGEEMVRRCWEGMIRGGYVGHGETYLNDEEILWWSKGGKLVGDSPARIGFLRRLVEEAPGQRWEPVKSDWDLPCAGIRDEYYMYYFGFNRPKFRIFQLRPGVRYKVDIIDTWNMTITEVPGSFEGTFRVDLPGRPYMAVRLTRTE; encoded by the coding sequence ATGAAGATTATGGAGCAAACCAGCATGGGACGGATATGGTCCGACAAGCCCGCCAAATCGGTCTTGTTCAAGTATTTTCCGTTTCTTGCCGAAGAGGAGCATATCGCGTTTACTTATAAAATGATGACGCTGGGGCAGTTTCTGGAGCGGCGGATGGAGCTCGGGTTTTCGGCCGGGGAACGGGATGCGCTGCTGCGGGAACTGGCTGGGGTGCCTTCCGGCGATGCCGCCGCGCCGAGTCGCGAGTCGGGGAGCGGGAAGGACCGGCTTGCGGACGTGCGGGTCGAAGGGGGCGGCGTGGTCAGCTCGCCGGAGCGCGCGGCCAAGTGGGACGTGTTTGAGCTGGAGCTTAAAGGGCCGTCGCAGGGCAACCCCTATACCGATGTGGAGTTGGCCGCAGTGTTCAGTTATGACGGTGGGAGCCGCTTTGTGCGGGTTCCGGGGTTTTACAACGGGGACGGAAGCTATAAAATCCGCCTGATGCCCGACCGGGAAGGGGTGTGGACGTACCGGACCGAGAGCACGGTCAAGGCGCTGGACGGGCTGGAAGGGACGTTTGTTTGCGACCCCCCTGCCGCCGGCAATCACGGTCCGGTGCGCGTGCAGGATACGTTCCATTTTGCTTATGAAGACGGTACGGCGTATTTGCCGTTCGGCACGACCTGTTATGCTTGGACGCACCAGGGAGAAGAGCTGGAACAGGAGACGCTGAAATCGCTGGCCGGATCGCCTTTCAACAAAATGCGCATGTGCGTGTTCCCCAAGTCATATTTATACAACCGCAATGAACCCCAGCTGTATGCGTATGAAGGTTCTTTGGAGAAGGGCTGGAATTTCAGCGTGTTCAACCCGGCCTTTTTCGAGCATCTGGAGCAGCGGATCGCCGATTTGGGGCGGCTGGGGATCGAGGCCGATCTAATTCTGTTCCATCCGTACGACCGCTGGGGATTTTCGGAAATGGACCGGGAGGCGGACGATCTTTATCTGCGCTACATTGTGGCCCGCCTGGCGGCGTACCGGAACGTCTGGTGGTCGCTGGCCAACGAATACGACCTGATGTGGGCGAAAAGCGCGGAGGATTGGGAACGTTACGCCCAAATTATCCAGGAGAACGATCCCTACGGACATTTGCTGTCCAATCACAACTGCCTAACCTTCTATGACCACAGCAAGCCTTGGGTGACCCATTCCAGCCTGCAGCGTATCGATGTGTACAAAACGTCGGAAGCGACCCTGGAATGGCGGGAGCGCTGGGGCAAGGCCGTCGTCATCGACGAATGCGCCTACGAAGGCGATATCGACCAGGGCTGGGGCAATATCACCGGCGAGGAAATGGTGCGCCGCTGCTGGGAAGGGATGATCCGCGGCGGATATGTCGGCCATGGTGAAACGTACCTGAACGATGAAGAGATATTATGGTGGTCCAAAGGCGGGAAGCTGGTCGGCGACAGCCCGGCGCGCATCGGCTTTTTGCGCCGGCTGGTGGAGGAGGCGCCGGGGCAGCGCTGGGAGCCGGTGAAGTCCGATTGGGACCTGCCTTGCGCGGGAATCCGCGATGAGTACTATATGTATTATTTCGGCTTCAATCGGCCGAAGTTCAGAATATTCCAATTGCGGCCGGGCGTCCGGTATAAAGTGGACATTATCGATACGTGGAATATGACGATTACCGAAGTTCCCGGTTCGTTTGAAGGCACGTTCCGCGTGGACCTGCCCGGCAGACCGTATATGGCCGTTCGGCTGACCCGGACGGAGTAG
- a CDS encoding carbohydrate ABC transporter permease: MEETQKSAASRAVSYILLFGLAVIFLIPIVFIAMTALKSNADLMQNPVYALPETLAWSNFAEAWDKMKSYIGNSLFISVVKVPLGILVEALAAYALTRMGFKWANALFAMFLIGMMIPFQATLVPLNMMLNHFGLANTYPGIFIVYIGFGIPFGIMVLRGFLRSIPKELDEAAYIDGCGELGKFFRIILPIAMPAIATLVILDFLSTWNEFLLAQIFITKDSMQPVTAGLLTFQGQHSTNYTLLSAAVLISIVPILAVYLFFQKYFVSGMAGAVKG, translated from the coding sequence ATGGAAGAAACGCAAAAGTCCGCCGCTTCGCGAGCAGTTTCCTATATATTGCTGTTTGGCCTGGCGGTGATCTTTCTGATTCCGATTGTTTTCATCGCCATGACGGCTTTGAAATCCAATGCCGATTTGATGCAAAATCCCGTGTACGCTTTGCCGGAGACGCTGGCGTGGAGCAATTTTGCCGAGGCCTGGGATAAGATGAAATCCTATATCGGCAACAGCCTGTTTATCTCGGTCGTGAAGGTGCCGCTCGGCATTCTCGTCGAGGCGCTGGCCGCGTATGCGTTGACCCGGATGGGGTTTAAATGGGCGAACGCGCTGTTTGCCATGTTTCTGATCGGGATGATGATCCCGTTCCAGGCTACGCTGGTGCCGCTGAACATGATGCTGAACCACTTTGGATTGGCAAATACGTATCCCGGCATTTTTATCGTATATATCGGCTTCGGCATTCCTTTCGGCATCATGGTGCTGCGGGGCTTTCTCCGCTCCATTCCCAAGGAGCTGGACGAGGCCGCGTATATTGACGGGTGCGGGGAACTGGGCAAGTTTTTCCGCATTATTCTGCCGATTGCCATGCCGGCTATAGCCACGCTGGTGATTCTCGACTTCCTGTCCACCTGGAATGAATTTTTGCTGGCGCAAATATTTATCACGAAGGATTCGATGCAGCCGGTTACTGCGGGCTTGCTTACGTTCCAGGGGCAGCATTCCACGAACTATACGCTGCTTAGCGCGGCGGTGCTGATTTCGATCGTGCCGATTTTGGCCGTGTATTTATTTTTCCAAAAATACTTTGTGTCGGGGATGGCCGGAGCGGTGAAGGGTTAG
- a CDS encoding carbohydrate ABC transporter permease: MRLKAWKPWTFLLPALLIYLVVIVIPSLYTLQLSLYSWNGISPEKKFVGLQNYIYLLTEDTVFGTALKNNVLWLIGSLTIIIGLGLLLALLLNRSLKGRSIFRSVFYFPFVLSGIIVALMWTWLYHPTRGFINTVLEGIGLGSLAHPWLADPKTALYAVFVAAVWQGVGLPMVLFLAGLQSIPKDCYEAALIDGAKPFQSFRFITIPLLSETFVIVFATTMVNAMKVYDIIYGMTAGGPAQSTQVLSSWMYYQTFKFNNIGVGSAISWFLVFVAMVVIIPYVYYTNRKSHV; this comes from the coding sequence ATGAGACTGAAGGCTTGGAAGCCGTGGACATTTTTGCTGCCGGCGCTGCTCATTTATCTTGTGGTTATTGTCATACCTTCTCTATACACACTGCAGCTTAGCTTGTACAGCTGGAACGGAATTTCTCCCGAGAAAAAATTTGTCGGCCTGCAAAACTATATTTATCTATTAACGGAAGATACGGTATTTGGAACCGCGTTAAAAAATAACGTGCTATGGCTGATCGGTTCGCTGACGATCATTATCGGCCTCGGCTTGCTGCTGGCGCTGCTGCTCAACAGGAGTTTGAAGGGCAGATCGATTTTTCGCAGCGTATTTTATTTTCCCTTTGTTTTGTCGGGCATCATCGTTGCGCTCATGTGGACTTGGCTTTACCATCCGACGAGGGGGTTCATCAACACGGTGCTTGAGGGGATCGGGCTTGGCAGTCTGGCCCATCCTTGGCTGGCCGATCCGAAAACGGCGCTGTACGCCGTGTTCGTCGCCGCGGTGTGGCAGGGCGTGGGGCTGCCGATGGTGCTGTTTCTCGCCGGGCTGCAGAGCATCCCGAAGGACTGCTATGAAGCGGCGCTCATCGATGGGGCGAAGCCGTTCCAATCTTTCCGCTTTATCACGATTCCGCTGCTTAGCGAAACCTTTGTGATCGTTTTTGCGACCACGATGGTTAACGCCATGAAAGTATATGACATCATCTACGGCATGACGGCGGGAGGACCGGCCCAAAGCACGCAGGTGCTGTCTTCCTGGATGTATTATCAGACCTTCAAATTCAACAACATCGGCGTGGGCTCGGCCATTTCCTGGTTCCTTGTGTTTGTCGCGATGGTCGTGATCATTCCTTACGTATATTACACAAACCGGAAATCTCACGTATGA
- a CDS encoding ABC transporter substrate-binding protein, translated as MQKKRLTAVLAAMTAIVLMLSACGGGAGSKNAAAGNGAGGEKPQTAVTIWVLNDQQAYLEPIIKEFESKNPDIKVEPTFYGTDPLKESLKVAAASKTLPDMWFTWGGSLGSFYPENGLTMDLTQIAAEHKWDEIYNPAALDLVKFDGKITGVPFHLASLGVFYPKELYTKLNLTPPTTFAEFEGQLQTMKEGGITPFAVGGKGGWMLMRWVEQLIELYGGAELHDKLNALEASWDDPAVVQTFAKLKEWSDKGYFEKGFITLDPQEAETPLYSAQQGFALEGAWVDLSFAQAGADPNQFGIFKFPNDQQPVRMSSFAEMFQINGSSDPKVQEAAVKLGEYITGQEVVDQYIDQYGSPALKQFKTSAQSPHTSEMAGMIGEGNFLIADQALPQTVVQKLFEAQDAVVLNEWTPEQAAKEIQKAAESYKNN; from the coding sequence ATGCAAAAAAAACGCTTAACTGCGGTACTGGCGGCGATGACGGCGATCGTATTGATGTTATCGGCCTGCGGAGGAGGCGCCGGATCGAAGAATGCCGCCGCGGGAAACGGGGCGGGAGGCGAGAAGCCCCAGACGGCCGTGACCATCTGGGTGCTGAATGATCAACAGGCTTATTTGGAACCGATCATCAAAGAGTTCGAGAGCAAAAATCCGGACATCAAGGTGGAGCCCACCTTCTACGGCACCGATCCGCTGAAGGAATCGTTGAAGGTGGCCGCCGCTTCAAAGACGCTGCCGGACATGTGGTTTACTTGGGGCGGGTCGCTTGGTTCATTTTATCCTGAAAACGGTCTCACCATGGATTTGACCCAAATCGCGGCCGAGCATAAATGGGACGAAATCTACAACCCCGCGGCGCTCGACCTGGTCAAATTCGACGGGAAAATCACGGGCGTACCGTTCCATCTTGCTTCGCTGGGGGTATTTTATCCGAAAGAGCTGTATACCAAATTAAACCTGACTCCGCCAACCACGTTCGCCGAGTTTGAAGGCCAACTGCAAACGATGAAGGAGGGTGGGATTACACCTTTTGCCGTCGGCGGCAAGGGCGGCTGGATGCTGATGCGTTGGGTTGAGCAGCTGATCGAACTTTACGGCGGCGCGGAACTCCATGACAAGCTGAACGCCTTGGAAGCTTCTTGGGACGACCCGGCCGTGGTGCAAACTTTTGCCAAGCTGAAGGAATGGTCCGATAAAGGTTATTTCGAAAAAGGCTTCATTACGCTGGACCCGCAGGAAGCGGAGACGCCGCTTTACAGTGCGCAGCAAGGTTTTGCGCTGGAGGGGGCATGGGTTGATCTGAGCTTTGCCCAGGCGGGGGCCGATCCGAATCAGTTCGGCATCTTTAAATTCCCGAACGATCAGCAGCCGGTGCGGATGTCCAGCTTTGCGGAAATGTTCCAAATCAACGGAAGCTCCGATCCGAAGGTGCAGGAAGCTGCCGTAAAACTGGGCGAATATATTACCGGTCAAGAAGTTGTGGATCAGTATATCGACCAGTACGGTTCGCCGGCCCTGAAGCAGTTCAAAACATCCGCGCAGTCGCCGCACACTTCCGAAATGGCCGGGATGATCGGGGAAGGCAACTTCCTGATCGCGGACCAGGCTTTGCCGCAGACGGTGGTGCAGAAGCTGTTCGAAGCCCAGGATGCCGTCGTGCTGAACGAATGGACGCCTGAGCAGGCGGCCAAGGAAATTCAGAAAGCCGCCGAGTCGTATAAAAACAACTAG
- a CDS encoding response regulator, whose product MWNLLVVEDEPIVRMGLRYMVDWEAQGVCWKAEAANGEEAVKVLESEEIHIVMTDIRMPGMDGIELGRYIRSHWPQHIQMIYLSSYDDFPYVKEAIRLNALDYLHKPTMDEEEVKGALQKAVKLLEQNTSRTLPAWPEEERNAWLISLLDTYTYPREMLVPELAPEGSLSQGLWLAAIRLRGDAADQIAAGEAKDHLKFISIRYLIEEYVGRDFGGLVFHRGRREIIWLAPAVPKSGAGGRCGREQYLERLRSKIFELLNASIVYSFSSVYGDPQHIPEAYLEAELKFPVNQQSDSLHIRLAKEYVDGHLLEDITLQKVADSIPISPGYLSRIFLREVGESFSEYVIRNKIIYAQKLLRETNKKVYEIAEILSYTNPHYFSKLFKERVGMTPLEYRNR is encoded by the coding sequence ATGTGGAATCTGCTAGTTGTGGAGGACGAACCCATCGTCAGAATGGGGCTGCGGTATATGGTGGATTGGGAGGCGCAGGGCGTGTGCTGGAAAGCTGAAGCCGCCAACGGCGAGGAGGCGGTGAAAGTGCTGGAGTCGGAGGAGATCCATATCGTGATGACCGATATCCGCATGCCGGGCATGGACGGGATCGAGCTGGGGCGCTATATCCGCAGCCATTGGCCGCAGCATATCCAAATGATCTATTTGAGCAGTTATGACGATTTCCCTTATGTCAAGGAAGCGATTCGCCTAAACGCGCTCGATTATCTCCACAAGCCCACCATGGACGAGGAGGAAGTGAAAGGGGCGCTGCAAAAAGCGGTCAAGCTGCTGGAGCAAAACACGTCCAGGACGCTCCCGGCATGGCCGGAGGAGGAGCGCAACGCTTGGCTGATTTCCCTGCTTGATACGTACACTTATCCGCGGGAAATGCTGGTGCCGGAGCTTGCGCCGGAAGGATCGCTGTCCCAAGGGCTGTGGCTTGCCGCTATCCGCCTGCGGGGCGATGCCGCGGATCAAATCGCTGCGGGGGAAGCCAAGGATCATCTGAAATTCATCTCGATCCGATATCTGATCGAAGAATACGTGGGCCGGGACTTTGGCGGACTCGTCTTTCACCGGGGCCGCCGGGAAATCATCTGGCTGGCGCCGGCCGTGCCGAAGTCGGGGGCGGGCGGCCGCTGCGGCAGGGAGCAGTACCTGGAGCGGCTGCGGAGCAAAATCTTCGAGCTGCTCAACGCCTCGATCGTCTATTCCTTTAGCTCCGTTTACGGGGACCCGCAGCATATTCCCGAGGCTTACCTGGAAGCCGAATTGAAGTTTCCGGTGAACCAGCAGAGCGACAGTTTGCATATCCGCCTGGCGAAGGAATATGTGGATGGCCACCTGCTGGAGGATATTACGCTGCAGAAGGTGGCGGACTCCATTCCGATCAGCCCGGGTTATTTAAGCCGCATTTTTCTGAGGGAAGTGGGCGAAAGCTTCAGCGAATACGTGATCCGCAACAAAATCATCTACGCCCAGAAGCTGCTGCGGGAAACGAACAAAAAGGTGTATGAAATCGCCGAAATCCTCAGCTACACGAATCCGCATTATTTCAGCAAGCTGTTTAAAGAGCGGGTGGGGATGACCCCGTTGGAATACCGGAACCGTTAG
- a CDS encoding cache domain-containing sensor histidine kinase: MFWKRLSYQRKLLLVLIVVSSLPVLLVGTIAYRKSSETLMMRTEQDLQVIAGQLISAIQKQVSDFDRFSILPYYMPEAFTIFNRPYVPEEDWGSAELNAQRQLIRLMSAYPSINKSIKAMVLYGNNGRISGYQLSGSSSINRAYDVKQEDWYQEALEKKGGFVVSGLHEVGQFEGGSFEAVTVSRMLLDEEMRPLAVIAIHISPDFIENIIDSSGLQDTAVTVVDANHRLIYASDEQVAARLLERPLDAGASGGVWTAESKVDNRRVKYSGVVRKNNYLGWTIYVGKNQQVILQGSNTIRKYTLVIAALLTVASALVSWLLAGNLSRPINRLIRSMRSVETGKFEVLEAPTRYDEIGQLHLSYARMVRRLDELVQSIAEKERQKRKAELYALRVRIQPHFLYNTLNSIRMLAMLQQSPQIAKLIHALNRLLQSYLKLNDELMPLSKEIELLRDYEQLMDLRYTNTFAVEWDVPEELLDAGVPAMLLQPILENAIFHGSRGLDRKLAIRVTVSLLERDRRKLCLEIKDDGVGIAEEQIARLLEERSGDEASHIGINNVNDRIRLWFGREYGLAVQRLEPGTAVIMTIPYKPLKREFKKPGFQDREGWMKPGTE, from the coding sequence ATGTTTTGGAAGCGCTTATCTTATCAAAGAAAATTGTTGCTCGTGCTTATCGTCGTCAGCAGCCTGCCGGTGCTTCTGGTGGGAACGATCGCCTACCGGAAGTCTTCGGAAACCTTGATGATGCGGACGGAGCAGGATCTGCAGGTTATTGCCGGACAGTTGATTTCGGCGATTCAGAAACAAGTCAGCGATTTCGACCGTTTCAGCATTTTGCCTTACTATATGCCGGAAGCGTTTACAATTTTTAATCGGCCTTACGTTCCCGAAGAGGACTGGGGGTCGGCCGAGCTGAACGCGCAGCGGCAGCTGATTCGTTTAATGAGCGCGTATCCTTCGATTAACAAATCGATTAAAGCGATGGTTCTGTACGGCAACAACGGCCGGATCAGCGGGTATCAGCTCAGTGGAAGTTCCTCGATCAACCGGGCCTACGACGTGAAGCAGGAAGACTGGTATCAAGAGGCGTTGGAGAAGAAAGGCGGCTTCGTCGTTTCGGGCTTGCATGAGGTGGGGCAATTCGAAGGGGGATCGTTCGAGGCCGTCACCGTATCGAGAATGCTGCTGGACGAGGAAATGCGTCCGCTCGCGGTGATCGCCATTCATATTTCTCCCGATTTCATCGAAAATATCATCGATTCCTCCGGGCTGCAGGATACCGCTGTGACCGTCGTCGACGCGAATCATCGGCTGATCTACGCTTCGGATGAACAAGTTGCCGCGCGTCTGCTGGAACGTCCGCTTGACGCAGGCGCGAGCGGCGGCGTCTGGACGGCGGAGAGCAAGGTCGATAACCGGAGGGTAAAATACAGCGGTGTGGTGAGAAAAAACAATTATTTGGGCTGGACGATCTACGTGGGCAAAAACCAGCAGGTGATCCTGCAGGGCAGCAACACCATACGCAAATATACGCTTGTGATCGCCGCCCTTTTGACGGTGGCCTCGGCGCTCGTATCCTGGCTGCTTGCCGGCAATCTTTCGCGCCCGATCAACCGGCTGATCCGCTCCATGCGGAGCGTCGAGACCGGGAAATTCGAGGTTCTGGAAGCGCCGACCCGGTATGACGAAATCGGGCAGCTGCACTTGAGTTACGCGCGTATGGTCAGGCGGCTGGACGAGCTGGTCCAATCGATCGCGGAGAAGGAGCGGCAGAAGCGAAAGGCCGAGCTGTACGCGCTGCGGGTGAGGATTCAGCCGCATTTTTTGTACAACACGCTCAATTCGATCCGGATGCTGGCCATGTTGCAGCAGTCCCCGCAAATCGCCAAGCTGATCCATGCCCTGAACCGTTTGCTCCAATCCTATCTAAAGCTGAACGATGAGCTCATGCCCTTGTCCAAGGAGATCGAACTGCTGCGGGATTACGAGCAATTAATGGATCTGCGCTACACCAATACGTTTGCCGTCGAGTGGGACGTGCCTGAAGAATTGCTGGACGCGGGGGTACCGGCGATGCTGCTTCAGCCGATATTGGAGAATGCCATTTTTCACGGTTCCCGGGGACTGGACCGCAAGCTGGCGATCCGCGTAACGGTTTCGCTGCTGGAGCGTGACCGCCGCAAGCTTTGCCTTGAAATCAAAGATGACGGAGTCGGGATCGCGGAGGAGCAGATCGCGCGCCTGCTGGAGGAGCGGTCCGGGGACGAAGCCTCCCATATCGGCATCAACAACGTCAACGACCGCATCCGGCTGTGGTTCGGCAGAGAATACGGCCTTGCCGTTCAACGCTTGGAGCCGGGGACCGCCGTGATCATGACAATACCCTATAAACCGTTGAAGCGCGAGTTCAAAAAGCCGGGTTTTCAGGACCGGGAAGGCTGGATGAAGCCGGGGACTGAGTAG